A genomic window from Balaenoptera acutorostrata chromosome 20, mBalAcu1.1, whole genome shotgun sequence includes:
- the KCNH4 gene encoding potassium voltage-gated channel subfamily H member 4: MPVMKGLLAPQNTFLDTIATRFDRTHSNFLLANTQGPRGFPIVYCSDGFCELTGYGRTEVMQKTCNCRFLYGPETSEPALQRLHKALEGHQEHRAEICFYRKDGSAFWCLLDMMPIKNEMGEVVLFLFSFKDITQSGGPGLGPPGGHSDSTHENSLGRRGASSRLRSTRRQSHTVLHRLTGHFGRRGQGGMKTNNVFEPKPSVPEYKVASVGGSRCLLLHYSVPKAIWDGLILLATFYVAVTVPYNVCFSDDDDTPITSRHTLVSDIAVEMLFILDIILNFRTTYVSQSGQVVSAPRSIGLHYLATWFFVDLIAALPFDLLYVFNITVTSLVHLLKTVRLLRLLRLLQKLERYSQCSAVVLTLLMSVFALLAHWMACVWYVIGRREMQANDPLLWDIGWLHELGKRLEVPYVNGSAGGPSRRSAYIAALYFTLSSLTSVGFGNVCANTEAEKIFSICTMLIGALMHAVVFGNVTAIIQRMYSRRSLYHSRMKELKDFIRVHRLPRPLKQRMLEYFQTTWTVNSGIDANELLRDFPDELRADIAMHLNREILQLPLFGAASRGCLRALSLHIKTSFCAPGEYLLRRGDALQAHYYVCSGSLEVLRDNMVLAILGKGDLIGADIPEAGQEPGSGTAPSCVLKTSADVKALTYCGLQQLSSRGLAEVLRLYPEYGAAFRAGLPRDLTFNLRQGSDTNGLCRFSRSPRLSQPRSESLGSSSDKTQPSVTEAEAGAEPGGGPRPRRSLLLPNLSPARPRGSLVSLLGEELPPFSALVSSPSLSPTPSPALAGRGHSPSPHGLPRGSAAWKPPQLLIPPLGTFGPPDLSPRIVDGIEDSGSTAEAPTFRFSRRPEHPRPHSQAPPTGTMPSREVATEAEEVKEKVCRLNQEISRLNREVSQLSQELRHMMDLLQARLGPPGHPAVSAWTPDPPCAPQRPPCISPCLSRPLPGLQDTTLAEVHYPASVGTAEMGAAPPDLRPSMLSPYPSEPDPLGPSPVPEALPPNSSLMRHSFQSRSDTFH; this comes from the exons CGCTTCGACCGCACGC ACAGCAACTTCCTGCTGGCCAACACACAGGGTCCACGGGGCTTTCCCATTGTCTACTGCTCCGACGGCTTCTGTGAGCTCACAGGCTACGGCCGCACTGAGGTCATGCAGAAAACCTGCAACTGCCGTTTCCTCTACGGTCCAGAGACCAGTGAGCCAGCCCTGCAGAGGCTGCACAAGGCCCTGGAGGGCCATCAGGAGCACCGGGCTGAAATCTGCTTCTACCGAAAGGATG GCTCGGCCTTTTGGTGCCTCCTGGACATGATGCCCATCAAGAATGAGATGGGGGAGGTTgtacttttcctcttttccttcaagGACATCACTCAGAGTGGAGGCCCAGGACTTGGCCCCCCAGGAGGCCACAGTGACAGTACTCATG AAAACTCCCTTGGCAGGAGGGGGGCCAGCTCGAGACTTCGATCCACCAGGAGGCAGAGCCATACTGTCCTACACCGGCTGACTGGCCACTTTGGCCGCCGGGGCCAGGGAGGCATGAAAACCAAT AACGTGTTTGAGCCAAAGCCATCAGTGCCCGAATACAAGGTGGCCTCCGTGGGGGGGTCCCGCTGCCTCCTCCTCCACTACAGCGTGCCCAAGGCCATCTGGGACGGCCTCATCCTCCTCGCCACCTTCTACGTTGCAGTCACCGTCCCTTACAATGTTTGCTTCTCGGATGATGACGACACCCCCATCACTTCCCGACACACCCTTGTCAGCGACATTGCCGTGGAGATGCTCTTCATCCTCG ATATCATCCTGAACTTCCGCACCACCTATGTGTCCCAGTCCGGCCAAGTGGTCTCTGCTCCTCGTTCCATTGGCCTCCACTATCTGGCCACCTGGTTCTTTGTTGACCTTATTGCTGCTCTGCCTTTTGACCTGCTTTACGTCTTCAACATCACCGTG ACGTCGCTGGTGCACCTGCTGAAGACAGTGAGGCTGCTGCGGCTGCTACGGCTGCTGCAGAAGCTGGAGCGGTACTCGCAGTGCAGCGCCGTGGTTCTCACGCTGCTCATGTCCGTCTTTGCGCTCCTCGCCCACTGGATGGCCTGCGTCTGGTATGTCATCGGGCGCCGGGAGATGCAGGCCAACGACCCGCTGCTCTGGGACATCG GCTGGTTGCACGAGCTGGGCAAGCGGCTGGAGGTGCCCTATGTCAACGGCTCTGCGGGTGGCCCATCGCGGCGCAGCGCCTACATCGCTGCGCTCTACTTCACGCTGAGCAGCCTCACGAGCGTGGGCTTTGGCAACGTGTGCGCCAACACTGAAGCCGAGAAGATCTTCTCCATCTGCACGATGCTCATAGGCG CGCTGATGCACGCAGTGGTATTCGGGAACGTGACGGCCATCATCCAGCGCATGTACTCGCGCCGCTCCCTCTACCACAGCCGCATGAAGGAGCTCAAGGACTTCATCCGTGTGCACCGCCTGCCCCGGCCGCTCAAGCAGCGCATGCTCGAGTACTTCCAGACCACGTGGACAGTCAACAGCGGCATCGACGCCAACGAG TTACTGCGTGACTTCCCAGACGAGCTGAGAGCTGACATTGCTATGCACCTGAATCGGGAGATCCTGCAGCTGCCACTGTTTGgagcagcgagcaggggctgcctGCGGGCCCTCTCCCTGCACATCAAGACCTCGTTCTGCGCTCCGGGCGAGTACCTGTTGCGCCGCGGGGACGCCCTGCAGGCGCACTACTATGTCTGCTCCGGCTCACTGGAGGTGCTCCGGGACAACATGGTGCTGGCCATCCTGG GAAAAGGAGACCTGATTGGGGCAGATATCCCTGAGGCAGGGCAGGAGCCTGGGTCAGGTACAGCTCCAAGCTGCGTGCTGAAGACCAGCGCAGACGTGAAGGCACTGACCTACTGTGGCCTGCAGCAACTGAGCAGCCGAGGGCTGGCTGAAGTCCTGAGGCTCTATCCTGAGTACGGGGCTGCGTTCAGGGCTGGCCTGCCCCGGGACCTCACCTTCAACCTGCGCCAGGGCTCTGACACCAAT GGCCTCTGCCGCTTTTCCCGATCCCCTCGCCTCTCCCAG ccccGCTCGGAGAGCCTGGGCTCCTCCTCAGACAAGACCCAGCCATCCGTCACAGAGGCTGAGGCTGGGGCCGAGCCTGGAGGTGGTCCCAGGCCCCGGCGGTCCCTCCTGCTGCCCAACCTCAGCCCAGCACGGCCCCGGGGCTCCCTGGTCAGCCTTTTGGGGGAGGAGCTGCCCCCATTCTCAGCCCttgtctcctctccttccttgtccccaaccccctcccctgccctggctgGCCGGGGCCACAGCCCCTCCCCTCATGGCCTCCCCAGGGGCTCTGCTGCCTGGAAGCCCCCCCAGCTTCTCATTCCCCCACTGGGAACCTTTGGACCTCCGGACCTCAGTCCCCG GATAGTGGATGGCATTGAGGACTCTGGCAGCACAGCAGAGGCCCCTACGTTCCGGTTCAGCAGGAGGCCTGAGCACCCTAGGCCTCACTCACAGGCGCCTCCTACAG GGACCATGCCCAGCCGGGAAGTGGCCACTGAGGCCGAGGAGGTGAAGGAAAAGGTCTGCAGGCTGAACCAGGAG ATCTCCCGTCTCAACCGGGAAGTGTCTCAGCTTAGCCAGGAGCTTCGACACATGATGGACCTGCTACAGGCCAGGCTGGGTCCCCCAGGCCACCCAGCAGTCTCGGCTTGGACCCCAGATCCTCCTTGCGCACCTCAGAGGCCTCCATGCATCTCTCCCTGTTTGTCCAGACCACTGCCTGGCCTCCAGGATACTACCCTCGCTGAGGTCCACTACCCAGCCAGTGTGGGGACAGCAGAGATGGGGGCTGCCCCCCCCGACCTGAGACCCTCCATGCTGTCCCCTTACCCCTCAGAGCCTGACCCTCTGGGACCCTCCCCAGTGCCAGAGGCCTTACCTCCGAACTCAAGCCTCATGAGGCACAGCTTCCAGTCCAGGTCAGACACGTTCCACTGA
- the RAB5C gene encoding ras-related protein Rab-5C, giving the protein MAGRGGAARPNGPAAGNKICQFKLVLLGESAVGKSSLVLRFVKGQFHEYQESTIGAAFLTQTVCLDDTTVKFEIWDTAGQERYHSLAPMYYRGAQAAIVVYDITNTDTFARAKNWVKELQRQASPNIVIALAGNKADLASKRAVEFQEAQAYAEDNSLLFMETSAKTAMNVNEIFMAIAKKLPKNEPQNTACAPGRNRGVDLQENNPASRSQCCSN; this is encoded by the exons ATGGCGGGTCGGGGAGGTGCAGCACGACCCAACGGACCAGCTGCTGGGAACAAGATCTGTCAGTTTAAGCTGGTCCTGCTGGGGGAGTCCGCAGTGGGCAAATCCAGCCTCGTCCTCCGCTTTGTCAAGGGTCAATTCCACGAGTACCAGGAGAGCACAATTGGAG CGGCCTTCCTCACACAGACCGTCTGCTTGGACGACACAACAGTCAAGTTTGAGATCTGGGACACAGCTGGACAGGAGCGGTATCACAGCCTGGCCCCCATGTACTATCGGGGGGCCCAGGCTGCCATCGTGGTCTACGACATCACCAACACA GATACGTTTGCACGGGCCAAGAACTGGGTGAAGGAGTTGCAGAGGCAGGCCAGCCCCAACATCGTCATCGCGCTCGCGGGCAACAAGGCCGACCTGGCCAGCAAGAGAGCCGTGGAGTTCCAG GAAGCACAAGCCTATGCAGAGGACAACAGTTTGCTGTTTATGGAGACATCAGCAAAGACTGCGATGAACGTGAATGAAATTTTCATGGCAATAG CTAAGAAGCTTCCCAAGAACGAGCCCCAGAATACAGCTTGTGCTCCGGGCCGGAACCGAGGAGTGGACCTCCAGGAGAACAACCCTGCCAGCCGGAGCCAGTGCTGCAGCAACTGA